The segment GCCAACACCAGCACCAGCGCATCCCGGGGCCCGGCACCCAAGCGGGGGGCGATGTAGAGACCGTTGCCCAGACCGATCAAAACCAGCCCCGTCATCAACATCAAGGATTGACCCCAGGTTGATGACGGAGTTTCCAACCACAACCATCCCACCCACAGCCAACCGTCCACAAACCATCCCATCAACATCATATTGATGATCGCTCCCCAACCCGGCCACTTCCGGGCGAGGACCGCTGCCAGGGTCACTACCGCCGCCCCGGCCAGCTGCAACCACATGCCCACTGTCAATGGGGTGACGGAGGCCAGTCCCATATGGAAAACATCCCAGGGGGCCAGTCCCATTTCGGCGCGGATCATCACCGCAATTCCCAGGGACATCACTGACAGACCCGCCATAAAAGCACTCCACCGGATCAGGAAAGGCCGCCACTTGGGGCGGATGCTTTG is part of the Kroppenstedtia eburnea genome and harbors:
- a CDS encoding YczE/YyaS/YitT family protein; this encodes MKLATGEGKQEAQSIRPKWRPFLIRWSAFMAGLSVMSLGIAVMIRAEMGLAPWDVFHMGLASVTPLTVGMWLQLAGAAVVTLAAVLARKWPGWGAIINMMLMGWFVDGWLWVGWLWLETPSSTWGQSLMLMTGLVLIGLGNGLYIAPRLGAGPRDALVLVLAEKTSIPLSRVRLLLEVGVLVAGWLLGGPVGAGTLLFSVLIGPMMQLSMQFWDKMMKQWLGRGDVIEGIHQRKVRTDDHDGFGGPVRRKADFAEKRGRAAQPVRALPGTAGGAPAKRRIG